CTTTAGATGTTGAACTTTGGATGCGATTAGCTGAAGCCGGTAACTTTGCCACCACCGGCGAAATCATTTCTTACCCTAGAATATACTCCGAAGCCAAAACATTTAGAGATCGACTGATGCAAGAAGCTGAACTTATTTTTATAAACTTTAATCTGGATCAACCAGAAGTTGCTCGGCGGCGGTTGGTGCGTTTTCAGGAAAAAGCTGTGGATATGATGACCTACCGCGACTTACTGATATATTTAGTAAAGCGCACTGTTTCCGGTATATTAGGCCGGCTCCATTATAAATAAATATTTTTCTGCAAAAAAGCTGTGATGAAATCCCCAGAAAAAGATTGGGTAATAATTTACTCTATTGTTGCACCTTATCCGCTCCAAAATGGTGCAGCAGTCCGCATTTGGGAGATGGCTCAGTGGCTTCGGAAATTTTATCATGTTGGTCTAGTTATGCCGGCTGCTAACGGCTCCAATTTAGCTCCCTTAAAAAATGGCTTTGACAGCGTATGGATTGCTTATCCCCACGCCATTTCAGTGCGCCGCAACTTGCTAAGGAGAATCAGGTATGAAATCATTTCTATATCAGCACGTCGCTCCTTATCATCTCGGTATGAAAAAGAATTAGCGGCGTTTTCTCATAAAAATCCTCTGAGAAAAATTCATCCACCGGCAATGCTACTACTGGATGAACTCTGTACCAAATTACGACCTATTGCCATCATTGCTGAATATGTCTTTTCAGCAGCAACTTCTACAATAGTGGCTCGTAAACACGGAGTCCTGTCAGTAATTGATACCATTGATGTACTCAGCCAGCGCCAGAAAAGCGAACGAGCGGCAGGGGTGCCTCAGCAACGAGGAAAATTTTCAGAAAAACATGAAATTGAACTGCTATCACTAGCCGATGCTTTGATTGCCATTCAACCAAATGAAGCAAAATTACTGGCCGATATGCTACCGGAAAAGCAGATTATCCTTGCAGAACATCCGGTTGTCGTCAATGAATATCCCTCAACAACTACAAATAATAATTATATCCTTTTTGTTAGCTCACAAGCCAGACACAATATCCACGCGTTGCGAATATTTATAGAGCGCCAATGGCCAATTATACGCAAGACTGTACCTGAAGCAGAATTGCATATCTGTGGCAATGTTTCTCGCCATTTTTCCGAGGTAATTACTCAGGAAAATGCAGTATTTTTTCATGGATTTTGTCCAGATATCGCGTCCTACTACCAGAAGGCTACCATTGCGATCAATCCTGTAAACTATGGATCTGGCTTAAAGATTAAGTCTGTAGAAGCCCTCGCTTATGGAAAATGCTTGGTAAGCACTCCAATTGGTGCTGATGGTTTGGAAGAACACGCGGGACGAGCGTTTGTTTGTGTGGAAGTCGATCAAATGCACCAGGCTATTATCGAGTTGCTGCGCGATCCCCATCGGCGTCAAATGCTGGAAACAGAAGCCCTCAACTTGGCCAAACAACGCTTTTCACCAGAGGTCTGCTTCTATGAATTAACACAATTATTAGAAATAACCAGTCGAAATCAGCAAAATTAAGGTATAGACGATTGAGTACACTTGCTATCATCCCCGCTCGCGGCGGTTCCAAAGGTGTCTCCCGCAAGAACCTGCGCCCCCTTGCCGGTAAACCCTTAATCGCCCACTCTATTATGGATGCCAAGGAAGCAAAGCTGGTAAACAGCGTCTACGTCTCAACGGATGACCCGGAAATTGCCGAAATTTCCAGGCTGTATGGTGCTGAAGTCATTGATCGTCCAGCAGAACTTGCCGGTGACACGGCATCCTCTGAATCAGCCTTACTCCACGTGCTAACAGAACTTGAAAAAACTGGCATCTCTCCAGAGTTAGTTATTTTCCTGCAATGCACTTCCCCAATTAGGACGGGTGCCGACATCGATCAAGCGATTGAGCAGTTAATATTAGAGAATGCTGACTCGCTATTATCCGTCTGTCCCTCCCATAAATTTCTCTGGGAACAAGTCAACGGGCTTGCTCAGTCTATCAACTACGACTATCGCCAGCGCCCCCGCCGTCAAGATATGCTGCCACAATTTGTTGAGAACGGGTCGCTTTACATTTTTAAGCCTTGGGTGCTAAAGTCTCTAGGGAATCGGCTGGGCGGCCAAATTTCTCTATTTTCTATGAGTGAAGAGGCTAGCTGGGATATAGATTCAATGGTAGATTTTGAAATTGCGGAGTTCTTGCTCAGCAAGGTGGAAAAATTTTACTATCCCTAAAGCTCTAGTCACTCCCAAAGGACTTTCTGATGCGTGCTTATTTAGATGTGCCCAATTTTCCCAAGAAAAAATCGAGCCTAGCCTGTAATGGCATCGCTTCTCAAAGTATCCAGATTGATCAATTTACCATTGATGCTAAATCAGCCACCTTCATAATTGCTGAGATTGGCATTAACCACAATGGCAGCCTCGCCTTAGCTAAGCAACTAATTGACAAAGCGGTAGAAGTTGGGGCGAATTGCGCGAAATTTCAGATGCGGCATTTGCCTTCGTTGTATCACAATGCCGGCAATAGTAATGATCCTAGTGAGGATATCGGTTCTCAGTACACTCTAGATTTGCTGGCGCGATTTCAACTTAGTCCTCAAGAGTTGTTTGCCGCCTTTGACTACTGCCGGCAGCGAGATATTTTGCCACTATGCAGTGTGTGGGATTTGGAGAGTTTATTACAACTTGAACAGTACGGGATGCCGGCTTATAAAGTCGCCTCAGCAGATTTAACGAATCACGACTTGCTCACAGCTTTAGCAAAAACCGGCAAGCCTCTGCTGTGTTCTACCGGGATGTCTACTGAAGATGAGATTATTGAATCAGTCGCTCTGCTAAAACGGCTAGGCGCAGTGTATATGCTCTTGCACTGCAATTCTACTTACCCTACCCCATTTAAGGATGTCAATCTTAATTATTTAGAGCGTTTGCAGGACATCGGTGAGTGCCTGATCGGGTATTCTGGCCATGAACGGGGCATTTACACAGCTATTGCCGCCATAGCCAAAGGAGCAAAAGTTATCGAGAAACACTTCACACTCGATAAATCTATGGAAGGCAACGATCATAAAGTCAGCTTGTTGCCTGAAGAGTTTCAAGCGATGGTTCAAGGGATTCGTGAGGTTGAGCAAGGGTTAGGAACTGCCGCACCCCGGAGAATTTCCCAAGGGGAATTAATGAACCGAGCAACCTTAGCAAAAAGTTTGGTTATTAATTGCGATTTGGAACCGGGACAAGTGATCACAGCAGAGATGATTATAGTCAAGAGTCCCGGAAAAGGTTTACAGCCCAATCGCAAATCTGATTTGATCGGTTTAAAGGCAAAAAGACACTTGAAAGCAGGTGACTTTTTCTTTGTCGGTGATTTAGCACAAGATACTGTTAAATCCCGCTATTACACCTTTAACCGGCCTTGGGGTTTGCCGGTTCGCTACCATGATTTTCAAACTATTTTAGCTAAATCCAACCCGGATTTGCTGGAGTTTCACTTGAGTTACCGGGACTTGGAACAAGATATCCATCAATTTTTTAACCAAACTTATGATTTAGATTTGGTGGTTCACAGTCCAGAATTGTTTGCTGGGGATCATTTGTTAAATCTCTGCGCCTTGGATGAAAACTATCGGCAACATTCAGTCAGAGAGCTACAGCGAGTAATTGATGTGACGCGAACACTTAAGCCTTTTTTCAAAAAAGCCTCACGTCCTTTAATTGTCGGCAACTTGGGGGGGTTTACAACAGACGCACCCATACCTGCCTCAGAGCGTCGCCGGTGGTATGATTTAATTGCAAAAAGTCTCTCAGAATTGGATACAGACGGAGTAGAAATTATCCCTCAAACTCTGCCCCCATTTCCTTGGTATTTTGGGGGTCAACTCTATTTAAATTTGTTTGTAGAACCCGATGATACTGTAGAATTCTGCCGTGAGTATGGCTATCGCGTCTGTCTAGATATTTCCCATTCCAAATTGGCAAGTAACCATTACAATTGGTCATTTAATCAGTTTATTAAACAAGTCGCACCTCACACAGCTCATTTTCATATTGCAGACGCTGCCGGTGTAGATGGAGAGGGTTTGCAAATTGGTGAAGGGGATATTGATTTTCGAGCTTTAGCCGAATCTTTAGAAAAAGCCGCA
The nucleotide sequence above comes from Microcoleus sp. FACHB-68. Encoded proteins:
- a CDS encoding glycosyltransferase family 4 protein encodes the protein MKSPEKDWVIIYSIVAPYPLQNGAAVRIWEMAQWLRKFYHVGLVMPAANGSNLAPLKNGFDSVWIAYPHAISVRRNLLRRIRYEIISISARRSLSSRYEKELAAFSHKNPLRKIHPPAMLLLDELCTKLRPIAIIAEYVFSAATSTIVARKHGVLSVIDTIDVLSQRQKSERAAGVPQQRGKFSEKHEIELLSLADALIAIQPNEAKLLADMLPEKQIILAEHPVVVNEYPSTTTNNNYILFVSSQARHNIHALRIFIERQWPIIRKTVPEAELHICGNVSRHFSEVITQENAVFFHGFCPDIASYYQKATIAINPVNYGSGLKIKSVEALAYGKCLVSTPIGADGLEEHAGRAFVCVEVDQMHQAIIELLRDPHRRQMLETEALNLAKQRFSPEVCFYELTQLLEITSRNQQN
- a CDS encoding acylneuraminate cytidylyltransferase family protein, translated to MSTLAIIPARGGSKGVSRKNLRPLAGKPLIAHSIMDAKEAKLVNSVYVSTDDPEIAEISRLYGAEVIDRPAELAGDTASSESALLHVLTELEKTGISPELVIFLQCTSPIRTGADIDQAIEQLILENADSLLSVCPSHKFLWEQVNGLAQSINYDYRQRPRRQDMLPQFVENGSLYIFKPWVLKSLGNRLGGQISLFSMSEEASWDIDSMVDFEIAEFLLSKVEKFYYP
- a CDS encoding N-acetylneuraminate synthase family protein; the encoded protein is MRAYLDVPNFPKKKSSLACNGIASQSIQIDQFTIDAKSATFIIAEIGINHNGSLALAKQLIDKAVEVGANCAKFQMRHLPSLYHNAGNSNDPSEDIGSQYTLDLLARFQLSPQELFAAFDYCRQRDILPLCSVWDLESLLQLEQYGMPAYKVASADLTNHDLLTALAKTGKPLLCSTGMSTEDEIIESVALLKRLGAVYMLLHCNSTYPTPFKDVNLNYLERLQDIGECLIGYSGHERGIYTAIAAIAKGAKVIEKHFTLDKSMEGNDHKVSLLPEEFQAMVQGIREVEQGLGTAAPRRISQGELMNRATLAKSLVINCDLEPGQVITAEMIIVKSPGKGLQPNRKSDLIGLKAKRHLKAGDFFFVGDLAQDTVKSRYYTFNRPWGLPVRYHDFQTILAKSNPDLLEFHLSYRDLEQDIHQFFNQTYDLDLVVHSPELFAGDHLLNLCALDENYRQHSVRELQRVIDVTRTLKPFFKKASRPLIVGNLGGFTTDAPIPASERRRWYDLIAKSLSELDTDGVEIIPQTLPPFPWYFGGQLYLNLFVEPDDTVEFCREYGYRVCLDISHSKLASNHYNWSFNQFIKQVAPHTAHFHIADAAGVDGEGLQIGEGDIDFRALAESLEKAAPASSFIPEIWQGHHNAGEGFWIALEKLEKWL